In Myxococcus stipitatus, the following are encoded in one genomic region:
- a CDS encoding carboxymuconolactone decarboxylase family protein, translated as MNSRMKNPAMVVPDAMAALQALGAAAHKGGVPKKTLELVHLRASQINGCGVCVDMHARMARKSGETEDRLFAVAAWRDVPYFTDAERAALALTECVTRLSDKSDAVPDEVWNEAARHFDEQAMGALVMSIGLVNLWNRLNAATRQVANPHARW; from the coding sequence ATGAACTCCCGAATGAAGAACCCCGCGATGGTCGTCCCCGATGCCATGGCCGCCTTGCAGGCCCTGGGCGCCGCCGCGCACAAGGGGGGTGTCCCGAAGAAGACGCTCGAATTGGTGCACCTGCGCGCCAGTCAAATCAACGGATGCGGCGTGTGCGTGGACATGCACGCGAGGATGGCGCGCAAGAGCGGTGAGACCGAGGACCGCCTCTTCGCGGTGGCCGCGTGGAGGGACGTGCCCTACTTCACCGACGCCGAGCGTGCGGCGCTGGCGCTCACCGAGTGCGTCACGCGGCTCAGCGACAAGTCCGACGCGGTCCCCGACGAGGTCTGGAACGAGGCCGCGCGGCACTTCGACGAGCAGGCGATGGGCGCGCTGGTCATGTCCATTGGACTGGTCAACCTCTGGAACCGGCTCAACGCGGCGACGCGGCAGGTCGCCAACCCTCACGCCCGTTGGTAG
- a CDS encoding helix-turn-helix transcriptional regulator: MTHDWEPPCSLRPLVTTPELLVGEWTCEGGPRARWREQARYHELDLLQTGTHLRTHGRERSVVDPATAALNTPGNEYWMETPSQRPQRGTLLLLRGTLAEAWTSREDSHTCHVSARAARLHVQLLRDPDPFAREEMALALVHQLHAEDRAPSRRPRAISPAWRQLAEELQHLMATCFTERLTVGALAEAANTSPFHASRVFRAVTGETLHTHLTRLRLRAALFELEHAAGRITDVALALGFSSHSHFTHAFRREFGCPPSALARPSAYQRA, encoded by the coding sequence ATGACCCACGATTGGGAGCCGCCGTGCTCGCTGCGTCCGCTCGTCACGACTCCCGAGCTGCTGGTGGGCGAGTGGACGTGTGAGGGTGGGCCGCGCGCCCGGTGGCGTGAGCAGGCCCGCTACCACGAGCTGGACCTGCTCCAGACGGGCACCCACCTGCGCACGCATGGCCGCGAGCGCAGCGTGGTGGACCCGGCCACGGCGGCTCTGAATACACCCGGCAACGAGTACTGGATGGAGACGCCATCGCAGCGGCCCCAGCGCGGCACGTTGTTGCTGCTCAGGGGCACGCTGGCGGAGGCGTGGACGTCGCGGGAGGATTCCCACACCTGTCACGTGTCCGCGCGCGCCGCGCGTCTGCACGTCCAGTTGCTTCGCGACCCGGACCCCTTCGCGCGGGAGGAGATGGCGCTGGCCTTGGTCCACCAACTCCACGCGGAGGACCGCGCTCCATCACGGCGGCCGCGAGCCATCTCCCCGGCCTGGCGTCAGCTCGCCGAGGAGCTCCAGCACCTCATGGCCACCTGCTTCACGGAGCGGCTGACGGTGGGCGCGCTGGCGGAGGCGGCGAACACCTCCCCCTTTCACGCCAGCCGTGTCTTCCGCGCGGTGACTGGAGAGACACTGCACACGCACCTCACCCGTCTGAGATTGCGCGCCGCCCTCTTCGAGCTGGAGCACGCCGCGGGCCGCATCACCGATGTCGCGCTCGCGCTGGGCTTCTCCTCCCACAGCCATTTCACTCACGCCTTCCGGCGCGAGTTCGGCTGTCCACCCTCGGCGCTCGCGCGGCCCTCCGCCTACCAACGGGCGTGA
- a CDS encoding LysE family translocator, giving the protein MIPAEVWVMFLGYTVPMVFSPGPGNTVLATAGGRFGIRGSLPFWLGFEVANVALCVVYGFGLGSVLQQIPSLHHVLRVCSVAYLLYLAWGFFRSARASSGGQDETQEQLGFVEGLLAVGFNPKIHSMILVMFSQFLNPVNGTLSQAAQLTAAFLGVCVVCHFPWLYGGKVILGRFRSEKALRIQGWTFGVCMVGVAAYVALA; this is encoded by the coding sequence ATGATTCCCGCTGAAGTCTGGGTGATGTTCCTGGGGTACACGGTCCCGATGGTGTTCAGCCCGGGGCCAGGCAACACCGTGCTCGCCACCGCGGGCGGCCGGTTCGGCATCCGAGGCTCGCTGCCATTCTGGCTGGGCTTCGAGGTGGCCAACGTCGCGCTCTGTGTCGTCTATGGATTCGGGCTGGGGAGCGTGCTCCAGCAGATTCCCTCGCTGCACCACGTGCTGCGCGTGTGCAGCGTCGCGTACCTGCTCTATCTCGCGTGGGGGTTCTTCCGCTCCGCTCGTGCTTCGTCGGGAGGACAGGACGAAACGCAGGAGCAGCTGGGGTTCGTCGAGGGGCTGCTCGCCGTGGGCTTCAATCCCAAGATCCACTCGATGATCCTGGTGATGTTCTCCCAGTTCCTCAACCCAGTGAATGGAACACTCTCACAGGCCGCACAGCTCACGGCGGCGTTCCTGGGCGTCTGCGTGGTGTGCCACTTCCCCTGGCTCTACGGGGGGAAGGTCATCCTGGGGCGCTTCCGCTCCGAGAAGGCCCTGCGCATCCAGGGCTGGACGTTCGGGGTGTGCATGGTCGGCGTCGCCGCCTATGTGGCCCTCGCATAG
- a CDS encoding MFS transporter: MAFIRAVHGTIGTGATRKTEPGSTEKQSRLIATHPGGDVGMARGLRLLLAASAGFSVAALYYSQPMLGVMGPTLGASEATVGLLPTLTLLGYALGILLLAPLGDRFDRRRIILVKAGLLSAALMLGGLAPGIGLLLVASFAMGLTATLAQDIVPAAATLAPERERGSVVGTVMTGLLLGILLSRVVSGVVSEHLGWRAMYLMASGSVALVGVAAWRGLPRFQPTSTLSYSALLGSLAGLWRKHATLRRAAVAQGLLSIGFSAFWSTLAVMLHGAPFHLGSAVAGAFGLAGAAGALGAPVAGRVADRFGPEVVTRIGVGLTAVSFALMFASPWLEPRSQLWLLGISAVGFDLGVQVTLVAHQTLVFGIDPAARSRLNAVLFVSMFMGMAVGAASGSLVLATWGWLAVTALATVSAMAALLVRLGAGARGAR, from the coding sequence ATGGCCTTCATTCGTGCCGTACATGGAACAATTGGAACCGGTGCCACGCGCAAGACGGAGCCGGGCTCCACGGAGAAGCAATCCCGGCTGATAGCCACCCACCCTGGCGGTGACGTGGGAATGGCGCGTGGCCTGCGGCTCCTATTGGCCGCGAGCGCGGGCTTCTCGGTGGCGGCCCTCTACTACAGCCAGCCGATGCTGGGGGTGATGGGGCCCACCCTGGGGGCCTCGGAGGCCACGGTGGGGTTGCTGCCCACGCTCACCTTGCTGGGTTATGCCCTGGGCATCCTGTTGCTCGCGCCGCTGGGAGACCGGTTCGACCGGCGCCGCATCATCCTCGTGAAGGCCGGCCTGCTGAGCGCGGCATTGATGCTCGGGGGACTGGCGCCTGGTATCGGCCTGTTGCTGGTGGCGAGCTTCGCCATGGGGCTGACCGCGACGCTGGCGCAGGACATCGTTCCGGCCGCCGCGACGTTGGCCCCCGAGCGTGAGCGGGGAAGTGTGGTCGGCACGGTGATGACCGGCCTGCTGCTCGGCATCCTGTTGTCCCGCGTCGTCAGCGGAGTGGTGTCGGAGCACCTCGGTTGGCGCGCCATGTACCTGATGGCCTCGGGCAGCGTGGCCCTGGTGGGTGTGGCGGCCTGGCGCGGGCTGCCCCGCTTCCAGCCGACCAGCACGCTCTCCTACTCCGCCTTGCTCGGTTCGCTGGCCGGCCTGTGGCGCAAGCACGCGACGTTGCGCCGCGCGGCGGTGGCGCAGGGGCTGCTCTCGATTGGATTCAGCGCGTTCTGGTCCACGCTCGCGGTGATGTTGCATGGCGCGCCGTTCCACCTGGGCAGCGCGGTGGCGGGCGCGTTTGGCCTGGCGGGCGCGGCGGGGGCGTTGGGCGCACCGGTGGCCGGCCGTGTGGCGGACCGCTTCGGACCCGAGGTCGTGACCCGCATCGGGGTGGGCCTCACCGCTGTCTCGTTCGCGCTGATGTTCGCCTCGCCCTGGTTGGAGCCCCGGTCGCAGCTGTGGCTGCTGGGCATCAGCGCGGTGGGATTCGACCTGGGAGTCCAGGTCACGTTGGTGGCGCATCAGACCCTGGTCTTCGGCATCGACCCGGCGGCGCGCAGCCGGCTCAACGCGGTGTTGTTCGTCTCCATGTTCATGGGCATGGCGGTCGGCGCGGCCAGTGGAAGCCTCGTGCTGGCCACATGGGGCTGGCTGGCGGTGACGGCGCTGGCCACTGTCTCGGCCATGGCGGCCCTGCTGGTGCGTCTTGGGGCGGGAGCTCGCGGCGCTCGCTGA
- a CDS encoding LysR family transcriptional regulator encodes MTKPARPRAPRPPASSVDRLELMHTFLRIVDAGSLSSAAAQLGTTQPTVSRRLQALERSLGLRLLQRSTHAMKLTEDGTRCYERAKELVANWERLEADLRGASDEPEGTLRVVVPHAFGQQLLVEPLTEYLNRHARVSVEWLLHDRAVDFIAEGIDCAIQVGEVRDPSVVAVRVAEVPRIVTAAPSLLSGRPLPTHPDELARLPWLSLRTFYRSELSLTHVDTGEVQRITFRPRLSTDSLYAIRSAAVKGLGVCVGSAWVFQEEIERGRLRHLAPHWRAASLPVSIIYPSARFHPARLRTFVAMMRQSIPSALSGAAQTPRRQRP; translated from the coding sequence ATGACCAAGCCCGCCCGGCCGCGTGCGCCTCGGCCTCCCGCCTCCAGCGTCGACCGGCTCGAGTTGATGCACACCTTCCTGCGCATCGTGGATGCTGGGAGCCTGTCCTCTGCCGCCGCGCAGCTGGGCACCACGCAGCCGACCGTGAGCCGGCGACTCCAGGCGCTCGAGCGCTCACTGGGCCTGCGACTGCTGCAACGCTCCACCCACGCGATGAAGCTCACCGAGGATGGCACGCGCTGCTATGAGCGCGCGAAGGAGCTGGTGGCGAACTGGGAGCGGCTCGAGGCCGACTTGAGGGGCGCGAGCGACGAGCCCGAGGGGACACTGCGCGTCGTGGTCCCTCATGCGTTCGGCCAGCAATTGCTGGTGGAGCCGCTGACGGAGTACCTGAATCGCCATGCGCGGGTCTCGGTCGAATGGCTGCTACATGACCGGGCCGTGGACTTCATCGCCGAGGGCATCGACTGCGCCATTCAAGTGGGCGAGGTCCGCGACCCCAGCGTGGTCGCCGTCCGCGTGGCCGAGGTGCCCCGCATCGTCACCGCCGCGCCGTCGCTGCTCTCGGGCCGTCCCCTGCCCACCCATCCCGATGAACTGGCGCGACTGCCCTGGCTGTCGCTTCGCACGTTCTACCGGAGCGAGCTGTCGCTCACCCACGTGGACACCGGAGAGGTCCAGCGCATCACCTTCCGACCCCGGCTGAGCACGGACAGCCTCTATGCCATCCGCAGCGCCGCGGTGAAGGGGCTCGGCGTCTGCGTGGGCTCGGCCTGGGTCTTCCAGGAGGAAATCGAGAGAGGCCGCCTGCGGCATCTGGCCCCCCACTGGAGGGCCGCGTCCCTGCCCGTGTCCATCATCTATCCGTCCGCCCGCTTCCACCCCGCGAGGCTGCGTACGTTCGTGGCGATGATGCGGCAGTCGATTCCCTCGGCCCTCTCCGGGGCCGCGCAGACGCCCCGGCGCCAGCGCCCCTGA
- the gcvA gene encoding transcriptional regulator GcvA, whose translation MRRIPPLGALRAFEAGARHLSFTRAATELRVTQAAISHQVRQLEDWLGVSLFERRGHALTLTRKGQEYLRELTPAFERLSEATARLSKAEQGPLRLTVLPSFASCWLLPRLGGFRGRHPEIELHLTSATELWDFLDDRFDIGIRSGLGRWTGLRAEQLATEGLSPVCSPELARKLRSPADLAKVQLIHDTPKDGWRRWLDAAGVKGVETDKGLTLNDAGLVLQAARQGDGVALGRMLLAADDVKAGRLVQPFAKVLPNDFGYWLVHPRPLSGREDVALFKEWLLTEARATSRAAGLPARE comes from the coding sequence ATGCGTCGCATTCCACCGCTGGGCGCTCTGCGTGCGTTCGAGGCGGGCGCGCGCCACCTGAGCTTCACCCGCGCCGCCACCGAACTTCGTGTGACTCAGGCGGCCATCAGCCATCAGGTCCGCCAGCTCGAGGATTGGCTCGGCGTCTCCTTGTTCGAGCGCCGGGGGCACGCGCTGACCCTGACCCGCAAGGGGCAGGAATACCTGCGGGAGCTCACCCCCGCGTTCGAGCGTCTCTCCGAGGCGACCGCCCGCCTGTCCAAGGCCGAGCAAGGCCCCTTGCGCCTCACGGTGTTGCCCTCGTTCGCCTCCTGCTGGCTCCTGCCTCGACTGGGGGGCTTCCGCGGGCGCCATCCGGAGATAGAGCTCCACCTGACCAGCGCGACCGAGCTGTGGGACTTCCTCGACGACCGCTTCGACATCGGCATCCGTTCGGGCCTGGGCCGTTGGACGGGCCTGCGGGCGGAGCAACTCGCCACGGAGGGACTGAGCCCCGTGTGCAGTCCGGAGCTCGCCAGGAAGCTGCGCTCCCCCGCGGACCTCGCGAAGGTCCAGCTCATCCACGACACGCCGAAGGATGGGTGGCGCCGTTGGCTGGACGCGGCGGGAGTGAAGGGCGTGGAGACCGACAAGGGCCTCACGCTCAATGACGCCGGTCTGGTGCTCCAGGCGGCGCGTCAGGGGGATGGTGTGGCGTTGGGGCGGATGTTGCTCGCCGCCGATGACGTGAAGGCCGGACGGTTGGTCCAGCCCTTCGCGAAGGTGCTCCCCAACGACTTCGGCTATTGGCTGGTCCACCCCCGGCCCCTGTCGGGCCGAGAGGACGTGGCCCTGTTCAAGGAGTGGCTGCTCACCGAGGCCAGGGCCACGTCCCGGGCGGCCGGATTGCCAGCCCGGGAGTAG
- a CDS encoding DHCW motif cupin fold protein → MKISNIPFCTTDWSSIPPTEHPGDSGKALWRTLQLGDIRVRLVEYTPGYVADHWCARGHILLVLEGTLLTELQDGRRFELGPMMSYQVADDDGKHRSSTQTGARLFIVD, encoded by the coding sequence CTGAAGATCTCGAACATCCCCTTCTGCACCACGGATTGGAGCAGCATCCCGCCCACCGAGCACCCGGGAGATTCGGGCAAGGCGCTCTGGCGCACGCTCCAGTTGGGAGACATCCGGGTCCGGCTCGTCGAGTACACCCCTGGCTACGTCGCGGACCACTGGTGCGCCCGAGGACACATCCTGCTCGTGCTGGAGGGGACGCTGCTCACCGAGCTGCAAGACGGCCGACGCTTCGAGCTGGGGCCGATGATGAGCTATCAGGTCGCGGATGACGACGGGAAGCACCGCTCGTCGACCCAGACAGGCGCCCGGCTGTTCATCGTGGACTGA